Sequence from the Solea senegalensis isolate Sse05_10M linkage group LG1, IFAPA_SoseM_1, whole genome shotgun sequence genome:
TGCCAATGTACTCTTGCCTTTGATGTCTTTATCCATAAATAACTGCATACCTCTTGCCAATGTACTCCTGCCTTTGATGACTTTGACCACAGGAGTGTTCATAGACACTCTGTGGTGGCTAGTGCTATTATGTTGCCAACAGACTCAATAAGCTCATTAGAAAGGCCAGTGACGTTGTGGGGGTGGAGCTGGACACTTTGACAGCAACAGGAGGATGCTGTCGAAGGTGCAGGCGATACTGCAGCATGCCTCTCACCCTCTCCACAACACTCTGGTCAAACAGAGGAGCACCTTCAGCGAGAGACTAATTGCTCCTCTATGCACCACCTAGTGCCACTGGAAGTCATTTATGCCTGTGGCCATTAAACTGTATTAAACTCCTCCCTCTGATGATAGGACTCCTATTGTTATCTATAAAACAAAACGAACTATACTCATCCTCACTTCATTGCTAAttatttgtatattgtatatatttccaGATTGTctactttattattgtattattttatttaatatttttatttcaaaaacaacaattgttttttttagtgtatttaaataatgtattcTCTTTTTAGCCGTATTCATTAATTCACACTTTCCTTGGCACTTCTATTTTGGTCAAATtcgttttattctttttaaagaatttaaggTATGACAGTCCATGCATAGATCAGAGGCAACATGTGagaatacacacatgcacacaacgaGATATTGatacacaaaaaagacacatgagACGAATATTTCCCACTGAATTTTCTGGGAAAGTATGTTGTGGTTCGGGTCAGGCGTTCTGTGAGGCCACGCGCTGTTGATAACTGGGGGCCTTGCAAACACTACTCCACTACAAGACAACTGAAGATGGCGGATGTGTTAAGTGTTCTTCGTCAGTATAACATCCAGAAAAAAGAAATCGTCGCTAAAGGAGATGAAGTTATATTTGGAGAGTTCTCCTGGCCGAAAAATGTCAAGACCAACTACATAATCTGGGGGTATGTCAGTGCTTAAATGTATATAAGTAGCGTTTGTAGGCCGACAGCTGAAGCTAATCGATGCCTTGTGCTCCTGGCAGCGGCGGAAAACTCGCTAGCTGCAAGATGCTAACTTAACTCAACTCCTCGCTGTTGTTGCGTTAACTTACACTCTCCGGCTACTCCGCATTATTGCTCAGACGTAGCAGTTTAATTCACATACCTTCTTTGATAGCCTTTGCGTGTGTCAGTTTAaatttttaacacttttttttgtaaaggtATGCATAGCATGTGTTGAGATAGTGACCTTTTCCTAATGGGACGTTTTGGGACGTTCGTAATGCTTTTTCCTTCACGTGATTTAGTGGCTCTTTAGTAATGACTAAATTAGCGTCATTGTCAATATTGCAAACGTCTTCTCTGTGCTGTGGCTTAGCAAATGTAAGTTGTGTTAGGATAAGCTCTACAAGAGGAAATAACTATTGGCTAGTCCAGTACCCAATTGCTGTTTTGGAGATTGTTgctattattatatatattataagtgTTTCTTCGATTTTTGAAGCGAATTGCACGCAACAATATGTCATGTTCTGTAGATTTGATgattgtactgtactgtagtaCAATACTATCATCTGTACTGTAGTACATTAGACTTGCAGCTGCTGCCTGTATGCAATTGGTCGTATTTTTACAGAGGAACACATGGGAATGTACATAGCACACTGTAAAAGAACAGACCATCGATAAAAATCGATTACAATCATGATTAGTATTTGTAAGTCAttaataatgttaaatatataGATATCATGTATACATACgctattatttacatttgtctgccacattcactcacagacaGGACCACCCATGTCTTTACTGTTTGAATGAAAACCTGATGTGGATTAACAAATTGGGTGGATAAAGAGCttacaactttttattttttaaactttagtTAACAAGCATCACACCATCCTTGCACATAAACAGGTCTGCTGTCATCATTATAAGCCACATAAAATCTCTCCCATGTTTTAATTTCTATAGGAAGGCCACTGTATTTACTAGTAGTAAAATTAGCAGTTGCTGTAGTTTACAGTAACAGAGTTCATGCTGAATTTATGGTGTTTTAGTCTGTTGATATCTTTATCATCTGATGAACAACAATAAGGTAGCCAAGATATTGAAACCTATGACACACCTCAagaggttcaaggttcaagttacatttctgacattgcacatttatcagggaGGGAATATTGCACATAATGTTACACATGGTTAGGTGAGGTAGTGTCTGGTAATTTACAGAGagttcagtggttttgatttgccatcagtctgactgtggccgggaaaaaactgttaaaaaagcgagttctgtgtgttttgatgctgtCCGCTCTGCTGTGCCAGAGCAGTACCAGATTTAACTACATTTGATTTGTTCTCAGtgatatttattgatttatctatgttttttttatacttccAGTACTGGTAAAGAGGGCCAGCCCAAAGAATACTACACCTTGGACTCAATTTTGTTCTTGCTCAATAATGTGCATCTCCCCCATCCATCGTATGTGCGAAGAGCTGCAGTAAGTTAGGCCTCTTTGTATATTCTATATTccgtcagtgtcagtgtttcattACTTCTGGACAAACTTGTGCTTTAGACTCCATGTCTTTTACTGCAGCATCTTTCAGGATTTCTCACAATTAACctggcagtgtttttgtttttagacagAGAACATCCCAGTTGTCAGGCGACCTGACCGAAAGGGATTGCTCTTATATCTCAATGGCGAGAGTTGTAAGTAGCGCAAATAAGATCTTGATTGATTATAATGTGTCTTTCTCTCAAGTCTATGGTGTTTTACAACTTGTTTCCCATAAATATACACTGTATTGTCCTGATTTGTGTAAAATTATTTGTACAGTTGATCTAATAAGAAGCTATAATCATGTGTgatctattttttattttccaattgCAGCAACATCATCAAGTATTGACAGAAGTGCACCTATAGAAATAGGGTTGCAACGGCCAACACAAGGTAATTTTACAGCTTTGGTTGTAGCTTAAACACTTTATCATTACCATTAACTGaaacaattttacatttaatttgttaaatGATACACCCTTTGCTGCAAGCTTCAACTTTCCTTTGAACATAAGCTTTCTATTCAGTATTTGCTTTTTTCATGGGGTTGTGGGTTGTTGGATACAAAGACATACTGAAGTAATACGAATGTTTTGTTTGGCTTGTCAGTCAAAAGAGCAGCAGATGAAGTATCTTCTGAAGCCAAAAAGCCAAGAATTGAGGTAAGCTGACAGAACCATATAATGACTGAATGCCTAAATACAAAAGAGCAGTAACCTTAAATGGTATTAGCATTCTCCATTATATTCTCTGATGCGCACACAATACCAGTCTCTCTACAAGACTcgtcatgatttttttttacttgtaacAATTCTGATGcctgaatatttttattatatttttagcACCTTATCTGAAGATCTGTAGTAATGCTTTTACAGTGCAGCACCTAACCAATTATCAGAAAAGCCAATCTAGAATATGGTGAGTGATTGAGAATCTGCAGTTGCAGCTCAACAGTCCAGAAAACAACTGACGCTCATACAGAAAAACCTAGCTTCAACTAATGGCCATTGACAAACCAAGCTACCGCACCTTTCAAATTAAGTGTCCCCCATCTTCTGGGGGATGGTGAGACGTTTCAAGTGGGTAGTCTGCACACAACAATATAAGACAGTCCTATTTCTGCAAAGCATTACAGTTCAGTTGGGCGAACAATTATACGATTTTATGTTAAATGGCAATGAATTAAGCATGGCGGGAGCCATTTAGGGCATTTCACATCTGTTGTTACACTGTAATATATAATAGTGCAGTTTGCTAATATAGTGTTTATGGCTTTAATCTAAAGGATGAAGAACGAGTGCGGTTGGACAAGGAGCGTCTCGCTGCCCGTCTGGAAGGCCACAAAGAGGGCATTGTACAGACTGACCAGATCCGGTAAAACGGgtcttttatttgtaatttgatGTTTATATTGGGTATTTTTGTTACTGAATAAACAGTATTCTGGGGTGACAAATATTAATTTCATGTTGTGGTAGCACCTGCTTCTTTGTGAGAAAGATCATTTacctttctcctctttcttcttgtcCAGATCGCTTTCAGAAGCCATGTCGGTGGAGAAAATTGCTGCCATCAAAGCCAAGATTATGGCCAAGAAACGTTCGACCATCAAAACGGATCTGGATGAGGACATAACCCTGAAGCAGAGAAGCTTTGTGGATGCAGAGGTGGATGTCACCAGAGATATTGTCAGCAGGGAGAGGGTGTGGAGAACCAGGACAACCATTCTCCAGAGCACTGGAAAGGTCAGCGTTTAAGCAAATGATGTAGTCACACTTTTCTCTCACTGCAAACAAATTTCTCTTGTCCCAGTAGTTGGtttaatttccattttaatACAATGTGCCAGATTAGTACTGAGGGGGTTGTATTTTCACCTGTTAAGAGGCTTAGTTTCAGATTTCGACTCATCACTTTGTAAATGAGCTTTAATGAGCATGTCCACATtctgttttttatgttgtgaaaGTATTATTGCAGTGACCTTTTAGATTGAAATTGTACTTTCTATCACACAGAACTGGAATTAAGCAAAGTTGTGCAGCAATGGTTTGTTATGCTGATCACAAGATGTGCAGTTGTGGATTTCAACAGAAGGGTTCCCACTTGTCCTTgtaatccttgaaagtttgtgaatctgaattttttttaaggCCCTTGAACGTTTTTGAATTAGACATGGGTCATTCAAAGTGCCTGAATTTTGTACAAGAAAGttcagttgatatttaggtaaatgccTCCTGCCGCTCATGTGCACttatttgttacatttgtttcatgtgccctgcattgcttgatgttcATAAACTAGGCCTACACTGAACAAACGTCGAGTTGTAATTACGAATGGTGTTGTGGGCTGTGTACACTGTCTCTATGAGATTctatgcagaacaatgagcgagtaacgttaaATAAGGGAGCAAATTACGTGATGCccgggaaatgcaaattccaagatctctggctcaccaaagaaaaaaagactggaTTGCCCAAGATCCCAAAATCTATCACTTGGCCAGATGCAGAACGTGCTGCAAATCATTTAAATTGGACACCATGGGCAAAGTGGCTCTTACAATTAGGCttttgaatttgagggaattggtcctgggaagtctttgaaaagtccttgaTTTTGATGTCAACTGACACGTGGGAACCCTGCTTACTGTGTGTAGTAGAAAGCAGATATATTTTATCTGGTGACACAATCTACATGTTGCTAGAATTGTTAAGCAATATGTCAACATTACATCGTTTTCAAGACTTGGTCAAAGTTGCAATAGTGTTTGTTGGCTTTAAGATCAGTATATACTTAGGCAAACTATCAGCAAGAAATTGTAGATCTAAAGTTCATTTAGACATAGGCTAGCCTGGTGGCCCATAATTCAGAtccctcttgaaataatttcaaaCTGTTCACAAGATCGAGAAGTTACCACCtcacatattttaaattaaGCAGTACATAAAGTATAATGGTGTAAATTGCAATATATTTCCTGAGGGGGGCAGTGTTGTTTCAGTAATTTATTTTCAGTTGCTCATCATCTTCTTCTATGGGGTTTAGTAGCAGCTCACATGCATGATGTTGTGTCACTCCCACACTACCAAGCCCTGTTACCCTAAGAAAGCCACTTtctactgtttttttccatcaaagCCTTTGATTATATATCCTGTAACATCATTaccaaattatttaaaaacaaaacattttcttacTGAATATATGTCTCTCTTTTACCCTTCCAGAATTTCTCCAAGAATATATTTGCCATTCTTCAGTCAGTGAAAGCCAGAGAAGAAGGACGAGCACCAGAACAGAGACCAGCACAGAACACTACTCAGGTGGTAAGAATGtcatcttgttttctttttctacttctttttttgatgttttacagCAATTGGCATCCATTCATTACCATGTTTTTGTAAACCAGGTAACATGAGCTGTGCTGGATGTGTGTTGGATGCTATTATTTACCCTTTTTCAGTCTGGTATTCACTGTAGGCATGCTGACGTTCTGCATCTCTGATGCATTAAAATCTAAAATTACTCATTGAAACCCACTGTCCATGGGTTTggcttttacacttttattctaAACTCATAAACGCTCCTCTTACTTTAATCACTTCAGTtatcactcacagacacacatggaatctgagttgactgtctagagctagactatatCTCTGAGTGTTACCGGatactgaaacatgttttctttggcaaatgtcataaaaaaaaaaggaaatgaaatgtatgatgataatgggggcgggactagttaagctttgcttctcccgcttttccctttcggttatgtacattgtgtgaactgcactgttatgtgacgagtgatctaaatgtcatgaccgaaataaataaataattaaatcattgAGGCCTGTTGAACATGACAAAAGGTGGATTAACTGGTGAGGTGTCAGAGCTGAccttaaaatcaaaaatcaaattgAGGTTTTGGAGAGTAATGACACCTCTAATTACTATATCCTACTTCACAAGACTGTCTTTTTCCATTCCTATGCATACACACCTTGTTTTTAGTTGTCAGcacctgtttaatttatttgaaacGTTTTGAGAATTGGGCGGTATTGACAATTGATATTTACAGTTACTATTTGTGTATCCTCTGTTTTCCAGGACCCATCCTTAAGGAACAAGCAGCCTGTCCCTGCTGCCTACAACAGATACGATCAGGAGCGATTCAAAGGAAAAGAGGGtgagtttatttgtgtttctgtgaattgttttcacaaagaaaaatgtgtgtaattaaccatattgttattgtactgaaaatgtgtttgtctctgtatgttggctctgtgatggactggcaacttGTCCAGTTCTGGAatagtgtcagctgggattgacccTAAAAGGACAAGTGATAAAGATAATGGATTGATTGCTAGAAAAATATTTTGGTGTTTAAATCCCAGTTtatttgtgtgatgtttttctggTAATTGTCACAGTAACTGCTCACTGCCCACAAGATAAAAATCACATATACGgcgtatttccactggctctactcgcctcggcacggttaggttgcatctccactacaaaaaagtgcctacttaacgtgggcggagtcatcactgcacagctgacTGAAAccgcggtgactttgttttatacgcaacatacacacacacacacacacacacacacacacacacacgagcgactagtgactttacaccagactcttgtagttgttggagattaacccacatctTTTGggttgttaagtagttttaactgatctacagtggCATTGTTCGGcatgatttctgtccacacatcTCCGGAGTACAGCTACTACAGCGGCAGCGATAGTCTGTGGAGTAATGACGCGAGCATGCTGCTGTGATGCCGTGAGCGATTGccgattaacccacgtttttggGATTGCTAAGTAGTtgtaattgatctacagttcggcactgttcggcttgatttgtatgtgggacatctcttcctgtgacggcacactggccagtcagtggccggcacaCTTTTGGATCCTctcctgagcaggtactaaaagtagtacctggtaccaggtactatgctagtggaaacgctacttgcTGTGCCAAGCCGTGGCGTgtagaggcgaggcgaggcaaCGTGAGTAGAGCTGGTGGTAATGCGCCATTTGATTGATTACCATAAACATCCCATGCCCTTTGCCATGATTTTATAAAGCCCAAATGTGATTAATTTGGGGTTCATTTCCATAATATTAAGATACAATACAGTGTTACAGTTGGAGTCGGAGCATATTAAGAAGGACCTCAAGGGATAATAGAATTAATAAAGCAATTATATTATGGCTTTTGAGGTCTCTTGTCTGATGTTTTTATATTGATAAAAATCTATGCCATTTAATATATATTGGTGTCCAATATTTGATATTAGGCAGGATAAGGTAGCGTTGGCCAGTTTGACCTAAAATATAtatcaaaatgtcaacatcCTCAACTCCCTATATTCCATATTTTTTGTAGAAACTGAGGGTTTCAAGATTGACACCATGGGCACCTACCACGGCATGACTCTGAAGTCAGTGACGGTAAGAACAAAGCCTTTTGTTTGCTGAAGATTTATGAAAAGAGCGACACCTGTATGTGAATTTTAATTTGTGCCAATCCAAAaaagtgctgctgtgtttgatgATGGATGTTTGTTCGAAGCTGCTAAAAACAGtttaactgttgttttattgCGCACATGAAAAGCCACATAGACCACCACAGACAGGAAAGACACATCAGTAAACAGGTGTCACCCAGTTTGTTACTCGGTTAAGAAGAGGAAATGTTTCACTACATCAACTTCTCATTTGATGCATGTAAGATGTATGGTCACATCGTTGaaaagggtttgtttttgtttttttaaaacatctgtgacagtttaatttgtttgttgaaatgtttattAGCACTGTATCTATCAACGTCAGTTTTGAGTTCGTATCGGCAAGACATAAGGGAACACGCACGATTACAAAAAGCACCTTTGgctcacacattttttttttaaatcttttgcATAAACGATAGTGTACCAAATCATCAGTTTGTTCACGAGTTGGACaaaccacttttattttcaagcaTGTTCAAGGGTAAGCCATTTTAAAGGGTGATTGACTTTTTCCCATTGTCTGGAAACATgcgtgtttttctgcttttagcTATGTTGCTTCAATTTAGATGGGTAAACATTAGAGATGCACTGAAAATTTGGCGACCGAAACATCGATCGAAAATGCCTtttttgaagcatgaatattaatctatacaattgcaatgccttgacttagtgaggtaagtacacacagtcccagccataacaacaaaattaagttttaaaaaaaaaacaatggtacagaATTGACTTAATTTATTTCGGTGTTTCTGTTTTCGGCCAAGTGTTTCCAGATTTCCGGGTCCTGGTTTcggccaacaattttcatttcggtgcatCCATAGTGAACATTGACTGAAATAAGACAGAGGTTACCAGTGATTTCATTACAGTAATTATACTGTGTTCTACCATTGCAGAATACAATGATCATAACTGGTGTCTCCACCACTGTTTTGAGCTGGAGCCAGTAAATATCCACTGA
This genomic interval carries:
- the cdc73 gene encoding parafibromin isoform X1, whose amino-acid sequence is MADVLSVLRQYNIQKKEIVAKGDEVIFGEFSWPKNVKTNYIIWGTGKEGQPKEYYTLDSILFLLNNVHLPHPSYVRRAATENIPVVRRPDRKGLLLYLNGESSTSSSIDRSAPIEIGLQRPTQVKRAADEVSSEAKKPRIEDEERVRLDKERLAARLEGHKEGIVQTDQIRSLSEAMSVEKIAAIKAKIMAKKRSTIKTDLDEDITLKQRSFVDAEVDVTRDIVSRERVWRTRTTILQSTGKNFSKNIFAILQSVKAREEGRAPEQRPAQNTTQVDPSLRNKQPVPAAYNRYDQERFKGKEETEGFKIDTMGTYHGMTLKSVTEGASARKAQTPALQPIPRPVSQARPPPNQKKGSRTPIIIIPAATTSLITMLNAKDLLQDLKFVTSEEKKKGGIQRDNEVLLQRRKDQIQPGGATLSVTVPYRVIDQPLKLAPQDWDRVVAVFVQGPAWQFKGWPWLLPDGSPVDIFAKIRAFHLKYDEAKTDPNVQKWDVTVLELSHHRRHLDRPVFLRFWETLDRYMVKHKSHLRF
- the cdc73 gene encoding parafibromin isoform X2, which translates into the protein MADVLSVLRQYNIQKKEIVAKGDEVIFGEFSWPKNVKTNYIIWGTGKEGQPKEYYTLDSILFLLNNVHLPHPSYVRRAATENIPVVRRPDRKGLLLYLNGESSTSSSIDRSAPIEIGLQRPTQVKRAADEVSSEAKKPRIEDEERVRLDKERLAARLEGHKEGIVQTDQIRSLSEAMSVEKIAAIKAKIMAKKRSTIKTDLDEDITLKQRSFVDAEVDVTRDIVSRERVWRTRTTILQSTGKNFSKNIFAILQSVKAREEGRAPEQRPAQNTTQDPSLRNKQPVPAAYNRYDQERFKGKEETEGFKIDTMGTYHGMTLKSVTEGASARKAQTPALQPIPRPVSQARPPPNQKKGSRTPIIIIPAATTSLITMLNAKDLLQDLKFVTSEEKKKGGIQRDNEVLLQRRKDQIQPGGATLSVTVPYRVIDQPLKLAPQDWDRVVAVFVQGPAWQFKGWPWLLPDGSPVDIFAKIRAFHLKYDEAKTDPNVQKWDVTVLELSHHRRHLDRPVFLRFWETLDRYMVKHKSHLRF